A genomic stretch from Anaerohalosphaeraceae bacterium includes:
- a CDS encoding oligosaccharide flippase family protein, translated as MKLSERIIRFWTSDSLKARCARGSFSLMVGAVVAKAVAFASKVVLAKLLSNEERGVMIVIFPLVTFFETLTEIGVKQSVIQHKDGASESYLNMAWWIQAVRGVLLYALAFFLSPLLCRIWIYGHSDYGRYYTPAELLWMVRISFLTILLNGFVSPRSEVLLKEFRFAKSVMLVQGSMILSSVLTIWLSFLYRNVWAFVVGTISNFFFLCLLSYVMCPFRPTFRYDGSSFRSLMRFSKGMAGMPILTYLTFNLDVLVGSLLVSPALIGMYGFALILARTPREFLTRVFGPLLMPAFAEKQDNFSALQKGILWITRWTGLVIFPLTMYMILCRRALLAILYKPEFETVAGVFSLLCVTYALLLLAFPLGKLFFGRGKPEIHRRYVVLRIILLGLFIWPAAKRFSLDGIGWLLLVSNILALIYQVYCVKKEIGLSMTAYWKSWLPGLAAAGVYGCLTLPLLVFWPERLWVHFWGGGAVLAVVLCLILGWGAWELVSARMSSTRTDDSSIG; from the coding sequence ATGAAACTGTCTGAACGGATTATTCGTTTTTGGACATCCGACAGTCTGAAAGCCCGGTGTGCCCGCGGAAGTTTCAGTTTGATGGTTGGGGCAGTTGTGGCCAAAGCAGTGGCTTTCGCGAGCAAGGTGGTTCTGGCCAAACTGCTTTCCAATGAAGAACGCGGGGTGATGATTGTTATTTTTCCGCTGGTAACTTTTTTTGAGACACTCACGGAGATTGGAGTCAAACAATCGGTTATTCAGCACAAGGACGGAGCCAGCGAATCGTATCTGAATATGGCCTGGTGGATTCAGGCGGTCCGAGGGGTTCTGTTGTATGCCCTGGCGTTTTTTTTGAGTCCGCTGCTGTGCCGCATCTGGATTTACGGACATTCGGATTACGGACGATATTACACGCCCGCCGAACTGCTGTGGATGGTTCGTATTTCTTTTTTGACGATTCTTTTGAACGGATTTGTCAGTCCGCGAAGCGAGGTGCTGCTGAAGGAATTTCGTTTTGCCAAGTCTGTTATGCTGGTCCAAGGCAGTATGATATTAAGCAGCGTGTTGACGATTTGGCTGTCTTTTCTTTACCGCAATGTGTGGGCGTTTGTTGTAGGAACCATCAGCAATTTCTTCTTTTTGTGCCTGCTGTCGTATGTGATGTGTCCCTTCCGGCCCACGTTTCGGTACGATGGATCCAGTTTTCGTTCCTTGATGCGGTTTTCGAAAGGAATGGCCGGAATGCCGATTCTAACGTATCTGACTTTCAATCTGGATGTACTGGTCGGCAGTCTTCTGGTCAGTCCGGCTTTGATTGGAATGTATGGCTTTGCGCTGATTCTGGCCCGCACTCCTCGGGAATTTCTGACCCGCGTGTTTGGGCCGCTTCTGATGCCGGCTTTTGCGGAGAAACAGGACAATTTTTCGGCTTTGCAGAAAGGAATTCTCTGGATAACCCGCTGGACGGGTTTGGTAATTTTTCCTTTGACGATGTATATGATTCTCTGCCGGCGAGCCCTTCTGGCGATTCTTTACAAGCCCGAATTTGAAACGGTTGCCGGAGTTTTTTCGTTGCTGTGTGTGACCTATGCCCTTCTTCTTTTGGCCTTTCCGCTTGGAAAACTTTTCTTCGGCCGAGGGAAACCGGAAATTCACCGCCGTTATGTTGTCCTGCGTATTATCCTTTTGGGATTGTTTATCTGGCCGGCTGCAAAGCGGTTCAGTCTGGACGGCATCGGCTGGCTTTTGCTGGTGTCGAATATTCTTGCTTTAATTTATCAGGTTTATTGTGTGAAAAAGGAGATTGGTCTTTCAATGACTGCGTATTGGAAGTCCTGGCTGCCGGGATTGGCGGCGGCCGGAGTGTACGGCTGTTTGACTCTGCCTCTGCTTGTGTTTTGGCCGGAGCGGCTATGGGTGCATTTTTGGGGAGGCGGGGCGGTGCTGGCTGTTGTCCTTTGTCTGATTTTGGGCTGGGGGGCATGGGAACTTGTTTCGGCTCGAATGTCCTCGACGAGAACAGATGACTCCTCCATCGGATAA
- a CDS encoding polysaccharide pyruvyl transferase family protein yields MTPPSDKTVWVGLLGASFDTGNYGVSALAEGTIRGFLEKWPNANFILLASGRSVRKEVRTIGTRTLEIVNLPVRFCRQIFLKNHFVVLLLEGIFWRFLKMRRYRAWAERRNPYLEQIARLDLVADITGGDSFSDIYGWKRFLQGALTKWLWLVCGKPLYFLPQTYGPFQRKWVLWTARGLLKKASVICSRDRQGEEFLRRLFAGRTEIQKKIRVIPDVGFLLEPHPVEDSLSETIRRWKDQGRPAAGLNISGLLYHGGYTGRNMFGLCEDYPTLVCEIAALLVKQGCLVLFIPHVFPPSKVYQAEDDLDACRQICRRVKQETNDSSLSVAEGPYSPNQMKYMIGQCDFFVGSRMHSCIAALSQTVPSVGLAYSDKFLGVFESAGQGECVIDVRKTRKEDVLYRVEAFYRSRSSIRAQLQKTIPSLLEAVREGFRGLPGFRG; encoded by the coding sequence ATGACTCCTCCATCGGATAAGACAGTTTGGGTCGGTCTCTTGGGCGCTTCCTTTGATACGGGGAATTATGGGGTAAGCGCTTTGGCCGAAGGGACTATTCGGGGATTCCTGGAGAAATGGCCGAATGCCAATTTTATCTTGCTGGCATCCGGCAGAAGTGTCCGGAAAGAGGTCCGAACCATCGGAACACGAACCCTTGAAATTGTCAATCTGCCGGTACGGTTCTGCCGGCAGATTTTCTTGAAGAATCATTTTGTGGTTCTATTGCTGGAAGGGATATTTTGGCGTTTTTTAAAAATGAGGCGATATCGTGCTTGGGCGGAACGAAGGAATCCTTATTTGGAGCAAATCGCACGTCTGGATTTGGTTGCGGATATTACCGGAGGGGACAGCTTCAGTGACATATACGGCTGGAAGCGTTTCCTTCAAGGGGCATTGACGAAGTGGCTCTGGCTTGTCTGCGGAAAACCTTTGTATTTTCTTCCGCAGACCTATGGTCCTTTTCAGCGAAAATGGGTTTTATGGACCGCGCGAGGTCTCCTTAAAAAAGCTTCGGTGATTTGCTCCCGTGACCGGCAGGGGGAAGAGTTTCTTCGGCGTCTGTTTGCCGGTCGTACGGAGATACAGAAAAAAATTCGTGTTATTCCGGATGTTGGATTTCTTCTGGAACCGCATCCGGTCGAGGATTCGCTGTCGGAGACAATTCGCCGGTGGAAAGACCAAGGCAGGCCGGCGGCGGGTCTGAACATCAGCGGTCTTCTGTATCATGGAGGATATACCGGCCGGAACATGTTTGGACTCTGTGAGGATTATCCGACCCTGGTCTGCGAGATTGCCGCACTCCTTGTTAAGCAGGGGTGTCTGGTTCTTTTTATTCCTCATGTTTTTCCGCCTTCCAAGGTCTATCAGGCAGAAGACGATTTGGATGCCTGCCGGCAGATTTGCCGGCGAGTAAAACAAGAAACAAACGACAGCAGTCTTTCTGTTGCTGAAGGACCTTATTCTCCGAATCAGATGAAATATATGATCGGCCAGTGCGATTTTTTTGTCGGTTCTCGGATGCACAGCTGTATTGCAGCTCTTTCTCAGACAGTTCCTTCCGTCGGATTGGCATATAGTGATAAATTTCTGGGAGTTTTTGAGTCTGCCGGCCAAGGGGAGTGTGTAATCGATGTCCGGAAAACAAGAAAAGAGGATGTATTATATCGTGTAGAGGCGTTTTACCGGAGTCGCTCTTCTATTCGAGCTCAACTTCAGAAAACAATCCCTTCTCTATTGGAGGCTGTACGGGAGGGATTTCGCGGGTTGCCCGGATTCAGGGGATAA